The Fusarium poae strain DAOMC 252244 chromosome 2, whole genome shotgun sequence nucleotide sequence CTGTGAGGGCAAAGTTTCCAAACCCTCCTGCACCGGGCGTTGTTTGATTGGAAGGTGGCCAGATGGAACCGACCCCGCCAATACCGCCCGTGTTAGAGCGCATCAGATTACCAAAGGGGGGCAGCTTTCCAGGAGCCTCACGGGAACCAGGCTCGTTGTCAGATTCGTCGGCTTCAGCTTCCTTAAGATCGGTCTTGCTACGGGGAAGCCAGAATGCTTGATCGTCACGGTTGACCCGGCCTGCGGCAGTGGGAGATGCCAGGGCACTCCCAACGAAAGGATTCGATTCTGTCGTCTCGCGTCGTCGTGTACCGGGCCGTGTAGCTGACGAGGGTGAACTGACGCCAAAAGTGTTGGAAGTGCCTTGGGATAAAGATGCTTTACGTCCGTTTGCACCACCTTGGTGGGCGTCTTTGTTCTGGGTCGGGGGTTTAAGCGGCGAATTAATTTCAGTATTAAAAGCCTACTAGTGATTAGTACAAACTTagagcaccagcaccagagtGGGGACTTTCGCACCTCTCTTTCCTCCATGGACATATCCTGCAGTCCCATCGGAGTCGAATCTCCAGATTCTTCCCAGCAGGCGCCAGGCTCCTGAGGGATATGGTTGTCGTTACCCTTGCCCCAACCTCTAGGAGTATGTCCATTCATTTGCCCAGGATTCCAACCTGGGGCAAAAAGGTGGGATACATCGCCGGCCGGTTTTCGTAAGCGGTAGATGTCAAGGAGCTCCTCCCTTGTGTATCGTGTGGGGGGCAGCTCATATGTCGAGCTGGACGCATTCTCAGGGCTCTCAACAGTGGTGGGGGGTTGAACTGCATGATCCGTTGAGGGCGGCGGCTGAGAAGAGGGCTGGCCGAGGGGAGTTGTAGATGACCGACGGAAGGTGAGGGTACCATTCGTGGATCGACCATCTCTTCTGGCCCTGAATATAGTGTTAGTGACGGTTCGTAAAGGTCCGAAGGATCCAAGCATAGTGGTAGAATGCATGATAGGCGAGCAGATGGTGCAACTGGTAGAGGGCCATAAAAGGGGACCACCAATGCCAATGAAGCATGGGTTATGGTCATACACTTTAGAGTAAGGCAGTGTCCGGCATCAAGAAGCGTCATTCGCGACAATCAAGCCAAGCGCTGAAACTAACTCCATATTGTACACCACAAACCACACGCGGGGTGACTGGGGAACACAGTATGCAGCACAACATCCCACCATGATATCAGGCCCAGGCACGAAGACCTGAACAAGAACAAAGCCAAAGAGTGGTAAGTACTTACCAATCTCCAGAATTGTTTCCCCTTACGTCAATCCTTGCTCCTCTGGCGTTGGAGTTTTGACCAGCGGCAGCCGAGGCAAAGCTCGATGGAAGATTAGTCGGCATATTGAGTAAGCGCTATTGTAAAGCTGATGCTAAAAGCGAATTCGGATCGTCGTCTCGAGTGCGGATGCGAGTTCGAGCGGACGGGAAAGAGTGTGGAACGTCTTTGTCGTTCGAGGTCAAGGGGCGCAAAGGTTGCGTCGATGGTTGGTCAAATCGGCAGAAGATGGTACAGGTCAAAATAGCTGAGGGACAGTGGCCTTGAGCTGTAACGTGGCTGAAAATTGCTTGTCAAAGAGCTTGCTGGAGTGCGTGGCAACGTGAAAGCTATAGTTGAGATCCAGACACAGGAGCACAAAAACGATGCTTTGTAGCGATAGTCAATGAGACGATGGCGGCGGGCAAGTTGATATGCGATATCGTAAACGATAGTGTTACTAAGTGTGATCGGCGGGGGGGCGCGACGTGATTGTTGACTGAAGTAatgcttctttttttttcttcggAGATCCGAGAGAAGAGAGTTTCGTGTGATGTTGCGGTGGTGATGTAAACGCTGTGGTTTGGGGTTACCTTTAAACGGGGAAGGAAAAAAATCGAGTGGAAGGGTTTTGGGTGACAGAGTCGAAAAATTAGATAGTGAGGTACCTGATTCTAGCTATGGTTGCCAGCCTCCTCGGTAGTTCCATTTTAGCTATGGCGGGCTTCCATACCTACGCCCCTCCAGCAGGATTAGCACTGGGCTGTCTAGGCCACCTCACTGAAAGTCTGTGATTAGTGGGGGTGTTATGACCCGTAGTGCTATGCAGCCGACGATTTGCCGGCACTTGACAGATTGAATTTCCTCTGTTGGTTCAGGGCTGAATCCTAAACGAATGGGGACGAAATGTAGAAGGCCATTGAGACTTGTACACATCTGTCCTTGAGGTTCAAAAGACAAGGGGAATCTGCTATTTACGTATAAACCCAGGCAATTCGCTACCGAGTACCTGGGTCAGGGGGACTGTGTTTTTACATCAAGGATTGATATCAAATCTAATCTCGGAATTAATCAATACCATCGACTTTGCCACATTCTGTTCAAAGAATAAGAGGGTCACGTGCTGTCAGTAGGTACTCGCGTTGACATTCACGTCGCGCTAAACGGCGAGCGCGTTCCCCAACCTTTCGTCTTCAGAGAAACAGACTTGAGGTTGGAATTTTATCCAACCCAAGACAAGCATGCAAGCCACAGATTACAATGGCCGAAGACTTAGACGCGAATTCTAAGACATGTTAAAAATTGCTATCTAAGCAAAGAAGTGGACTGGATACCCAGCGGGAGGAAGGGGGTCTAGGTCACGATTGCTGCAGAATAAATCAGAGTATTTTTTGCCTCTTATTGATTTTTCAGGTATACCTCTGATCTTTTTACATATTAGATACAAGCTTTTAGGAAGGAACAGATTACTAGTCCTTTAGACTAGGtatctaggtacctataGACTGTctttaggctatttatctagTATTAATTGACTGTCAAAGTCTGACCTCTTTATCTTAAAAATCGGCTCTGCTCCCGACCTcgggtaggtacctacttgATTAAACCAATTCATGGCGGTACATGTCTCCTTCTCGAGGTTCATTCACTGCTAACGCTGAGGAGTTCAGAAACCTTTCTTTCGCTTTACTGTATAATTCGGCCTTTCTGTTTCAGAACGGCTCAGTCTATGAAGATGCTATATGGTGAAGTACATGGTAGGTAGGCAGCCGTGTCATCAAAGGCTTTCGTAAGCAATTCCGTcaagtacctaggtatgttCCTGGAGAGTAACCGCGCCTTATCCACCACTTGATTGTCTTGACGTGGAAGGTGTTTCCCCTCGCAACCCGACTTTCTTTGCACTCAGGCATTAGCTCAAGTTCATCAAAACTGGCTAAGATATCCACCCCTCGCAGTCAAGTATCGGTAGGACCATTCGCACCTTTTCCGTTAGCATTCACCTTCGCTTTTTGAGGAGATCCTTCTCTGTACTCACGACAAGTGGAACATCGACAATGCACAGCAGACCACAATGATCCACCATCCGCCCCAATCGACAGTAGTAATGCAGTATTCGAGTTCATCACCAGCTGATTCAGGTCGATGTCGGCACCGGCAAAACGAGTGGGACCAGTAGGCCACGTTCACAATCAGGAGACACCAAGATACCATCATCAGTGTCCATGTGAGGAGATAATCGGTAATGTCGCGCCTCGAAACGGTGACCTTGAGATAATAAAGCGCATGAACACTAAATAACACGAAAAACACCTGACTTGACTGTCAATACCCAGATTTGAATTGCTCGGCTAATAAAGCTCACCAAAACCAGGTTGGACCAAACAAATGCCCTCGACACTTGTGTCCCACCCACGTGTCTGCAAGCGCACATGGTGATCATTATTGCTAACAGGAACAGCATCGCCGATGTGCGAACAACCGTGCCGCATAAAAAGGGTGAGAGTCGTGGTTCGCACGCCAATGCGACACGAACATTGGTTGAGGAGCATGGACAGAAACGCATGACGAACTAGGTTGTCTTGTGCGTGAGCCTCAATCAAAGGGATAAAAACGAGCAGAGAAGAACGCGACGAAGATGTTCGCCGCTCATGCCTTGATGTATGTTGAGGCGAGCGCCCCTTTTCTCCGAGGCCGTATGCTCACGGGTAACAAGGAAGATGCGGATTGGGCATATAAATTCGTATGACGAGGAGCAAGTCTGTTGCCATGCCCACCTGGGTGTCGTCGGGGTAGAGTAGATGCTGCCGCGCTCCTACCGCCTTGATTTGATCAAAATATTGCGTGGCGTTTTCGCAAAGAATTGACTGATCGCTCAAGTCCGAAATAACGTAGTTGGAAGAGTAGGTTCGCGTCGGATTGGCATGAGGCTATCAAACGTTCAGGAGgaaatgggctttgaacttCTTGTTCGCACGATCCGGTGCCCTCACCATCATTTGATCACCAAATACCTCGCAGGCAAACATTTTTTTAGAAGCCTGTTCTCCATCTGTAACTTTTTCATCGAGCGGAACTTCCACTCGGAAAATTGTGCCCTCCTTGGGAACGACTTTGACTCCCCTCTTTTTGGTTATGATCTCAAAAACGAACTTGCGATCACGGACAACAATTCCTTCGATACCAACTC carries:
- a CDS encoding hypothetical protein (SECRETED:SignalP(1-19)~TransMembrane:3 (n2-10c15/16o25-47i59-80o107-126i)) — translated: MLFLLAIMITMCACRHVGGTQVSRAFVWSNLVLVFFVLFSVHALYYLKVTVSRRDITDYLLTWTLMMVSWCLLIVNVAYWSHSFCRCRHRPESAGDELEYCITTVDWGGWWIIVVCCALSMFHLSCEWSYRYLTARGGYLSQF